A stretch of Scheffersomyces stipitis CBS 6054 chromosome 2, complete sequence DNA encodes these proteins:
- the GDA1 gene encoding golgi guanosine diphosphatase (converts nucleoside diphosphates to nucleoside monophosphates to recycle nucleosides and promote transport of additional nucleotide sugars into golgi~go_funtion hydrolase activity~go_funtion hydrolase activity) encodes MFSNRNVRYLLSALAILGIVAFFATTQNSLGSSIQRTKPAVSGDAAVPLSGEMDNVDTLQGKPHQGNEPPYQQNDNKKPAAPGQVEANKDLAPETETESTEGSVVNQSSPKTTKTKPKTKGKPKGSCKEVDYVVMIDAGSTGSRVHVYAFNTCVSPPKLLSEEFKMLKPGLSSFDTDTKGAAESLDPLLKLALETVPEAKRGCTPVAVKATAGLRLLGKEKSDAILAEVRAHLENDYPFAVVPGDGISIMEGKDEGVYAWITTNYLLGNIGSSEKNPTAAVFDLGGGSTQIVFEPQFGDNEKMVEGDHKYDFTFGDRDFSLYQTSHLGYGLMQGRNKINAKVIQGSLKEHPDLEKLSDKASTKGAKASITINNPCIPPNVIAHDVVVEVSESEFYVVNFQGPSTPGGTLCRAIAEQVLNKDAECTSKPCSFNGVHQPSLVKSFQKTSDMFVFSYFYDRTNPLGFPSSFTVEELADLAKIVCNGETLWQEVLLDDHIKELKEEPQWCTDLSFITAMLHTGYDIPFHRELKTAKTIDGNELGWCLGASLPLLDKTNSGWQCRVEETN; translated from the exons ATGTTCTCTAACCGAAACGTTCGCTACCTCCTTCTGGCGTTAGCCATCTTGGGGATTGTGGCctttttcgcaaccacGCAAAACTCGCTAGGCTCATCCATCCAAAGAACCAAGCCTGCCGTCTCAGGGGATGCAGCTGTCCCATTACTGGGTGAAATGGATAATGTTGATACTTTACAGGGAAAACCTCACCAAGGAAACGAACCTCCATACCAACAAAATGATAACAAGAAACCAGCGGCTCCCGGCCAGGTCGAAGCCAACAAGGATCTTGCTCCAGAAACCGAAACCGAATCTACTGAAGGTTCAGTCGTCAACCAGTCCTCGCCAAAGACGACCAAGACTAAACCCAAGACTAAGGGCAAGCCCAAAGGCTC TTGTAAAGAAGTTGACTATGTGGTTATGATTGACGCTGGTTCTACTGGCTCCAGAGTCCACGTATATGCGTTCAACACCTGTGTATCACCACCTAAGTTATTGAGtgaagagttcaagatgttgaagcCAGGCTTGTCTTCCTTCGATACCGATACCAAGGGAGCTGCTGAATCACTCGATCCATTGTTGAAACTTGCCTTAGAAACCGTTCCAGAAGCCAAGAGAGGCTGTACTCCTGTGGCTGTCAAGGCCACTGCTGGGTTGAGACTTTTAGGTAAGGAAAAGTCTGACGCCATTTTGGCGGAAGTCAGAGCGCACTTGGAAAATGATTACCCATTTGCTGTCGTTCCCGGTGACGGTATATCTATCATGGAAGGCAAAGACGAAGGTGTCTATGCCTGGATCACCACCAACTACTTGTTGGGTAACATCGGAAGTTCAGAAAAGAACCCTACTGCTGCTGTATTTGACTTGGGTGGAGGTTCTACTCAGATTGTATTTGAGCCTCAATTTGGTGACAACGAGAAGATGGTCGAAGGTGACCACAAATACGATTTCACGTTTGGTGACAGAGACTTCCTGCTTTACCAGACTTCGCACTTGGGCTACGGATTGATGCAAGGTagaaacaagatcaacgCCAAGGTCATCCAGGGCAGTTTGAAAGAACACCCAGACTTGGAAAAGCTCAGCGACAAGGCATCCACCAAGGGTGCTAAGGCCTCTATCACCATCAACAATCCTTGTATTCCTCCAAATGTAATTGCTCATGATGTAGTagttgaagtttctgaATCGGAATTCTACGTTGTCAACTTCCAGGGTCCATCAACTCCTGGTGGAACTCTCTGTCGTGCCATTGCCGAGCAGGTGCTCAACAAGGATGCCGAATGTACCTCCAAGCCATGTTCGTTCAATGGTGTGCACCAGCCTTCATTAGTCAAGTCTTTCCAGAAGACTTCTGACATGTTCGTATTCTCGTATTTCTACGATAGAACCAACCCCTTGGGTTTCCCCTCTTCTTTCACCGTCGAGGAGTTGGCTGACTTGGCCAAGATCGTGTGTAACGGCGAAACCTTGTGGCAGGAAGTTCTCTTGGACGACCAcatcaaggaattgaaggaagagcCTCAATGGTGTACCGATTTGTCGTTCATCACAGCCATGTTGCACACAGGTTACGACATTCCCTTCCacagagaattgaagactGCCAAGACGATCGACGGCAACGAGTTGGGATGGTGTTTGGGAGCATCGTTGCCATTGTTGGACAAGACCAACTCCGGCTGGCAATGTAGAGTTGAAGAGACCAACTAG